The following proteins are co-located in the Legionella busanensis genome:
- a CDS encoding sensor histidine kinase has protein sequence MAYIIILNRKGENKRQTLYTPNIILSLLMFTMFIFGVPWKISYFLAVGIFQFIDTLLEAAGFALATICLARSKSHLVSFITIGYLIIVSSDFIIRYCVISRSIPYLSPFEATWVLGLLIICLGFYLSFNEEKTKILKLMPLTSLQSQLTIWSLILWLGSLLLFVTWNYLFTKYSLYNQITKGFLSTLVPISVLVIIGSHFLSAKISSTLSKLENITNRFIETDNVDISDLKKQVEDINQFYITNEKFSIYEVEKLCKFIMNTVTELQLANRVKADFLMKMSHDFRTPASRIYSMSRSIYKRIEDPKLKRLQQLVIQSSEQLMNILEDVLDYSRLDSNQYKLSIKTIDIKSIINEVILLVSAKAEEKKLVVSSHYPNLPIYYNTDRLVIHRIVLNIVSNAIKFTRIGGVTICLNFEEFEQKEWIVITIKDTGIGIDKKYHASIFEPFTCIESPETSKYSGIGLGLSNALLMIKKMDGKIILKSTLNQGATFKILLPF, from the coding sequence ATGGCATACATCATTATTTTAAACAGAAAAGGTGAAAATAAAAGGCAGACACTATATACACCAAACATCATTCTATCTTTGTTGATGTTTACAATGTTTATATTTGGAGTACCTTGGAAAATTAGTTATTTTTTAGCAGTAGGAATATTCCAATTTATAGACACTCTTCTTGAAGCGGCTGGCTTTGCATTAGCAACTATTTGTTTAGCAAGATCAAAGAGTCATCTCGTTAGTTTCATTACTATTGGCTATTTAATCATTGTTTCTTCAGACTTTATCATTCGATATTGCGTTATATCTAGATCTATTCCTTATTTAAGTCCATTTGAGGCAACCTGGGTTCTAGGACTTTTAATCATCTGCTTAGGATTCTATTTAAGCTTTAATGAAGAGAAGACTAAAATATTAAAACTAATGCCTTTGACTAGCCTTCAATCACAGTTAACTATATGGTCCCTCATATTATGGTTAGGATCATTACTTTTATTTGTTACTTGGAATTATCTTTTTACTAAATATAGTCTTTATAACCAGATCACAAAGGGGTTTTTATCTACTCTTGTTCCAATTTCAGTTTTAGTTATTATTGGAAGTCATTTTTTATCAGCTAAAATTTCATCAACACTTTCTAAATTAGAAAATATTACTAATCGCTTTATTGAGACTGATAACGTAGATATTTCTGACTTAAAAAAACAAGTAGAAGATATTAATCAATTTTATATAACAAATGAAAAATTCAGCATCTATGAAGTAGAAAAATTATGTAAATTTATTATGAATACTGTAACTGAATTACAATTAGCAAATCGAGTAAAAGCAGATTTCTTAATGAAAATGTCTCATGATTTTAGGACTCCTGCAAGTAGAATTTATTCTATGTCTCGTTCAATTTACAAGAGAATAGAAGATCCTAAATTAAAAAGATTACAACAATTAGTTATTCAATCATCAGAACAACTAATGAATATATTAGAAGATGTTTTAGATTATTCAAGACTAGATAGTAATCAATATAAATTGTCTATTAAAACTATAGACATCAAATCTATAATTAATGAAGTTATCCTACTTGTTTCTGCTAAAGCAGAAGAAAAAAAATTAGTAGTAAGTAGCCATTATCCAAATTTACCAATTTATTATAATACTGATCGGTTAGTGATTCATCGAATCGTACTCAATATTGTATCTAATGCTATTAAATTTACTCGTATTGGTGGAGTTACTATTTGTTTAAATTTCGAAGAATTTGAACAGAAAGAATGGATAGTTATAACAATTAAAGATACAGGAATCGGTATTGATAAAAAATATCATGCATCAATATTTGAGCCATTTACCTGTATTGAATCACCAGAAACATCAAAATACTCCGGTATTGGCCTAGGTTTGAGTAATGCTCTCTTAATGATAAAGAAAATGGATGGAAAAATCATACTTAAAAGCACTCTAAACCAAGGAGCTACATTTAAAATATTACTACCCTTTTAA
- a CDS encoding cyclase family protein, which produces MKFAIKNQLHLNLKIFYGVKILSKSENLSTNNDEPILKKQKKYYDLTANISEKLVTFPGDPRYQAEQVSTLEDGSHFHLNKLSLGNHTGTHIDFPAHVIKGGKTSSDFPIETLIGSGLIIEVPDQEISVTKSLIASHSIMKNDFVFFKTANSKILKNSAFTDKYVYIEPDAAKELLRKGVKIVGIDYISVDKYESEDLPVHKSLLLKDVLIVEGLELNNVPVGRCKIYIMPMKINDMDGLPARVIAKI; this is translated from the coding sequence ATTAAGTTTGCAATAAAAAATCAATTACATCTGAATCTAAAAATATTTTATGGAGTAAAAATACTGTCAAAATCAGAAAATTTAAGCACAAATAATGATGAACCAATTTTAAAAAAACAAAAAAAATATTATGATCTTACAGCTAATATTTCAGAAAAATTAGTCACTTTTCCAGGCGATCCACGCTATCAAGCTGAACAGGTAAGCACCTTAGAAGATGGATCTCATTTTCATTTAAATAAACTGTCCTTAGGAAATCATACAGGTACTCACATTGACTTTCCTGCTCATGTAATTAAAGGAGGAAAAACAAGTAGTGATTTTCCAATCGAAACCTTAATTGGCTCTGGTTTAATCATTGAAGTTCCTGATCAAGAAATTTCCGTTACAAAAAGTCTTATTGCAAGTCACTCTATTATGAAAAATGATTTTGTTTTTTTTAAAACTGCAAACTCTAAAATTTTAAAAAATTCAGCATTTACTGATAAATATGTTTACATTGAACCAGATGCTGCTAAAGAACTGTTAAGAAAGGGCGTAAAAATTGTAGGAATAGATTATATTAGTGTTGATAAATATGAGTCAGAAGATCTACCTGTACATAAATCTTTATTGTTAAAAGATGTCCTCATTGTTGAAGGTTTAGAACTCAACAATGTACCTGTTGGTCGCTGTAAAATTTATATTATGCCAATGAAAATTAATGATATGGATGGTTTACCAGCTCGTGTCATTGCTAAAATATGA
- a CDS encoding response regulator, whose amino-acid sequence MENEVCAEHSRFKTSIIEDSEIHREWLNTELIDDPKFIVVSTNNLGRDGIESVKKCKPDLVILDFQLQDMTGLEVSK is encoded by the coding sequence ATGGAAAATGAAGTCTGTGCGGAGCATAGTCGATTTAAAACTAGTATTATTGAAGATAGTGAAATACATCGGGAATGGCTTAATACTGAGTTAATAGACGATCCTAAGTTTATCGTTGTCAGCACAAATAATCTTGGCCGTGATGGAATAGAATCTGTTAAAAAATGTAAACCTGATTTAGTTATTCTCGATTTTCAATTACAGGATATGACAGGGCTTGAAGTATCGAAGTGA
- a CDS encoding type II toxin-antitoxin system Phd/YefM family antitoxin: protein MQIITYTYMREHLSEIMEKIANGEQICFARKGHKPFILGKVGTPTNAQLEKAKQKRRAHAIAKLKERHAATIKDLADK from the coding sequence ATGCAAATTATAACTTACACTTATATGCGCGAACATTTGAGTGAAATTATGGAAAAAATAGCCAATGGTGAACAAATTTGCTTCGCTCGCAAAGGACATAAGCCCTTTATCCTTGGCAAAGTTGGTACGCCTACTAATGCACAACTTGAAAAAGCAAAACAGAAAAGACGTGCTCATGCAATTGCTAAATTAAAAGAGCGACACGCTGCAACAATTAAAGATCTAGCCGACAAATAA
- a CDS encoding ATP-binding protein: MFKRYIKTNIYNALSDTPIVYIMGPRQSGKTTIVKDVINETWEYITFDDMTQLNLAKLDPVDFIRNIPADKSIVLDEVQRLPEIFVSIKQAIDENRTAGRFLLTGSANALLLPTLSDSLAGRMEIIPLTTLSEYEILDRKPTFLSKLMEGKAPNTKEIRIRDYLIKRIVTGCFPEPVQKENEPRIQAWYNNYLLSLIQKDIQDLGHIEHHSEMTKLLKALTLYSGNLINFTELGSKLEMHRQTVKKYTSLNLTIMEITKC; this comes from the coding sequence ATGTTTAAACGTTATATTAAAACAAATATTTACAATGCACTATCTGATACGCCTATCGTTTATATTATGGGCCCTCGGCAATCTGGAAAAACCACTATTGTTAAAGATGTTATTAATGAAACCTGGGAATATATAACGTTTGATGATATGACTCAGTTAAATCTTGCAAAATTAGATCCAGTAGATTTCATACGCAATATTCCTGCAGATAAATCTATTGTTCTAGATGAAGTTCAACGTTTACCCGAAATATTTGTCTCTATAAAACAAGCTATTGATGAAAATCGTACTGCTGGGCGTTTTCTTTTAACAGGTTCAGCGAATGCATTATTACTTCCTACTTTATCTGATTCCCTAGCTGGAAGGATGGAAATAATTCCATTAACCACCTTGTCTGAATATGAAATATTAGATAGGAAACCAACCTTCTTATCTAAGCTTATGGAAGGAAAAGCACCCAACACTAAAGAAATAAGAATTAGGGATTATTTAATTAAAAGAATCGTTACAGGCTGCTTTCCAGAACCCGTGCAAAAGGAAAATGAACCTAGAATTCAAGCATGGTATAACAATTATCTCTTAAGTTTAATTCAAAAGGATATACAGGATTTAGGACATATAGAACACCACAGTGAAATGACTAAACTTTTAAAAGCTTTAACACTTTACTCTGGAAACCTAATTAACTTTACAGAGCTTGGTAGTAAATTAGAGATGCACCGGCAAACCGTAAAAAAATATACTTCTCTTAATCTTACCATTATGGAAATAACAAAATGTTAA
- a CDS encoding helix-turn-helix domain-containing protein codes for MNQKVSRLQRLNEFESAPSSALFNQHTLAAVLSCSTQLLERNRWAGTRIPYLKIGRKVLYRKSDVLAFLEQQRVYCSTSDEGRALSLVNE; via the coding sequence ATGAATCAAAAAGTATCACGTTTACAACGCTTAAATGAATTTGAATCTGCACCAAGTTCTGCTTTGTTTAATCAACACACGTTAGCGGCTGTTTTAAGTTGTTCTACTCAACTTTTAGAACGCAATCGTTGGGCAGGCACACGTATTCCTTATCTTAAAATTGGTCGCAAGGTTTTATATCGCAAAAGTGATGTCTTGGCATTTCTTGAGCAGCAACGAGTCTATTGTTCAACTAGTGATGAAGGGCGAGCCTTATCTTTAGTTAACGAATAA
- a CDS encoding IS4 family transposase: MVHHEWISKEFDDICLGDKRLNKRLKTVATQFFLNAESTIPSACEGWSGAKACYRFFKNPKVNARKILETHRQKSLQRIGETETVLIVQDTTFIDYSTHYQTKGLGGISKDSKGLIMHSSLALSEDGIPVGFLGQKIFARPFVEGLKKRNRHATPIQDKESYRWLESFHDSIEGFSNTQRLVTITDREGDMYELMLEIDKKDSNFLIRIRQDRAINQRFKRSPVQQRMWNYMSQQTPVGYFKTEIQYVNKHVNRWREVELSVKIGSFTIQAPQQSRNRVLNAPRPIKVYAIYVQEINPQKGENPIEWMLLTNLSTIDFETALVRIRWYKYRWLIELFHKILKSGYQVESCRLSEAERLIRYLTVMSIISFRILSITYLQKYQDSVKADVIFTPDELVILSLWSNRLGKNISSPLSLVTAVKILAQKGGFFNRKSDETPGFITIWRGLRKLAECIDSCHMIIENLPIARVTAENFLSCGYF, encoded by the coding sequence ATGGTTCATCATGAGTGGATTTCTAAAGAATTTGACGACATCTGTCTGGGTGATAAGCGATTAAATAAAAGATTAAAGACAGTAGCAACCCAGTTCTTCCTGAATGCAGAAAGCACGATCCCGTCGGCTTGTGAAGGCTGGTCTGGTGCAAAAGCCTGTTATCGATTTTTTAAAAACCCTAAAGTCAATGCTAGAAAAATATTGGAAACGCACCGTCAAAAGAGTCTTCAGAGAATTGGAGAAACAGAAACGGTACTTATCGTACAAGATACAACTTTTATTGATTATAGCACCCATTATCAAACCAAAGGATTAGGCGGAATAAGTAAAGATTCCAAAGGATTAATCATGCATTCATCTTTAGCTCTCTCAGAGGATGGAATTCCCGTGGGATTTTTAGGCCAAAAAATTTTTGCTAGGCCTTTTGTCGAAGGATTAAAAAAAAGAAATCGCCATGCCACACCGATCCAAGATAAAGAAAGCTATCGGTGGCTAGAGTCTTTTCACGATTCTATTGAAGGATTTTCCAATACGCAGAGACTGGTTACTATCACAGATAGGGAGGGTGATATGTACGAATTGATGCTTGAAATAGACAAGAAAGACAGCAATTTCTTGATACGCATCCGTCAAGATAGAGCAATCAATCAAAGGTTTAAGAGATCACCCGTTCAACAAAGAATGTGGAATTATATGTCTCAACAAACGCCAGTAGGTTACTTTAAAACGGAAATACAATATGTGAATAAGCATGTGAATAGATGGAGAGAAGTGGAATTAAGCGTTAAGATAGGTAGCTTTACTATACAAGCGCCACAACAAAGTAGAAATAGAGTGCTCAATGCCCCTCGCCCCATTAAGGTGTATGCTATTTATGTTCAAGAGATAAATCCGCAGAAGGGTGAAAACCCTATTGAGTGGATGTTACTCACTAATTTAAGTACGATCGATTTTGAAACTGCTTTGGTTAGAATTAGATGGTATAAATACAGATGGCTCATCGAGCTTTTTCATAAAATTCTTAAATCTGGTTATCAGGTAGAAAGCTGTCGATTATCAGAAGCAGAAAGACTGATTCGTTATTTAACTGTGATGTCTATTATTTCTTTCCGAATTCTTTCCATTACTTATTTACAGAAATATCAAGATTCGGTTAAGGCAGATGTTATATTTACGCCAGATGAATTAGTCATTTTATCTCTGTGGTCAAATAGATTAGGTAAAAATATATCCTCTCCTTTAAGTTTAGTTACAGCAGTTAAAATATTAGCCCAAAAAGGTGGTTTCTTTAATCGAAAATCAGATGAGACCCCTGGTTTCATAACTATTTGGAGGGGACTGAGAAAACTTGCTGAATGCATAGATTCTTGTCACATGATCATAGAAAATTTACCTATCGCACGCGTCACTGCGGAAAATTTTTTAAGTTGTGGGTACTTTTAA